The following DNA comes from Macrobrachium rosenbergii isolate ZJJX-2024 chromosome 5, ASM4041242v1, whole genome shotgun sequence.
CACCGCTGAGAGAGAGTTTTGCTTTCCCATGGAGCATTGCCCTCAACATTGCAGTAACTCGAGTGTTAAGAACTCCTCGGCCCGTATGGACACGGCCATTACTAGTTGGTACCTTAACCTTGGCATACCTTTTATGCTGGCAGTTTGCACAGTTCACTATAGTTGCAGTCGTCGGAGtggtgtatataatgtatacaattgGCGTGATTACACCGCTGCCAATGTTGCTGGTGTTATTGGGTACCTCGTATGGCTTCCTGAATAACATAGTTCTTCAGTTTGGAAATACTCTGTTAGTGTCCTCACCGCTTGCCGGATGTCTTCTAGGAGTATTACTGCTCTATCTTTTCATGGAGCCAATCATTCAGCATCTTCCATTCCCTACAAATATGGGTGTTCAGCTGAGCTTCCTCTTCGTTTCGTGTACAGCGTGCAAGATTGAACTGTCAAGGATTTTTGGTGTGGAAGACGATGCTcacattgtaaatattttgaaatcaaaGTTCACAAATTACTCAGATTTCCATACTCTCTTATATACCTGCTCTCCAGAGTTTGACTTCCTTCCACAGGAGTCATTGTACAAGTTGAATGAGACCCTCCTTTTCCCATGTGTGACAATGGTAGGAGGAGCCGTTTTAATCAACATTCTCACGATAGTGAAAAACAATCTCATTGCGCGaatggataaaaataatgaagtaagACCACCGTTATGGTCTGGGGTAGATCCTGGGGTAATATTTACTGGTGCAATGCTTATTGTGTACGCCATTATGGCCAGTCTTGTCATGCGATTAAAGCTGTTCCTGACCCCACAGATGTGCGTTGTGGTTTCGTTATTAGCGTGCAAAAAATACTGGAGAgtcattgaaagaaaagaaattcatttagCAATCTTGGCGGTACTAGTGAGTGGAATGTGCGTGCGTGGCTTTAGAAACATATCAGAACAAAGATCAATTGTGGGTGAATATAGCAATCCTGAATTAGAGGAGTTGATCGAATGGATCCAGTCAGAAACCCATGAAGATGCTGTGTTTGCTGGTCCTATGTCTACCATGGCCAATATACTCTTATCAACTCAAAGACCCATCGTAAACCATCCTCACTACGAGCATGCGGGATTAAGAGAACGGACTAAAAAAGTGTATAGTGTGTTTAGTCGTAGGTCAGCAGAGAATGTGTACGAAACATTACTTTCTATGAAAGTGAACTACGTTGTGCTGGAAGAGCCTTGGTGCATACGGAGGAGTCGACCTGGCTGTGGGATGGTGGACTTGTGGGATATAGAGGAGCCGCAGAACAAACATAAACCCTATTTGTGCCCTAAACTATTTCATAGAAGCCCAGCACCATTCCATAGAGTATTTTCTAATGATATTTTTGTGGTTCTTCAAGTTCCTTCACGGTACGTAGAAATTCCTGCACCTCGTTATCATAGCGCGTAAAAATAGGAACTTTGAGCTTTTATTTTATGATGCTTTAGCTGTGATGCTCTTCTGTAGTCATTAAAACTTCTGTACAAAGTTTATCTAAGTGTCAAACTACaggtttttttaattgttgatgtATAATAGTGTGAAAGTGAAATCAGAGAAACAAAGATCGAGATGTTGGTGTGCGTATGAGTGTTTCTGTACAGAAAGTAATCACCATTACCTCAACTGTTAAATATGGGACTAATTTGATAAGGATTATGTTCAGTTTGACGAAATATTTATAGCTTTTCGTAGTGATTTTCTCAATATTCCTTATGTTTAATTGAATTTGggtatattgaatattttaaggacttcagaataataattgaaaaaaattctcctaaagtgATCGGATAAAAAATAGAATACGTATCAGTTGGATATCAAGTGAACATTTAAGAcagtatgtaattatattttttggtatttctGTCTGAGAAGTCTCTGTGTAGAATCCTTTGTGTAATAGAGTTAGTTTAAAATTGTCCATGAACTATTTTTGTAGTCTAGGTCCTGATAATTCTTTGCTGAAATTTACTGATCAGTATATTT
Coding sequences within:
- the LOC136838457 gene encoding protein C-mannosyl-transferase DPY19L1-like isoform X2 is translated as MMAAKHHRRHSEDERPPKNRKHPSVPKENGPAKSPKPPPEDKPPSLVVVVVCAVCIGVVHSIHVSTMFENDRHFSHLSNLEREMTFRTEMGLYYSYYKTLVNSESFLMGLNRLMHDNLTEYPDIINTLQRFNLYPEVVLGGTYRVFNAITSWLGLEMRVCWQVSRGGGLAPVVSCEGLGDPAYWYLAGVWISAGLTAALLFIQGTDLCGNLIGGFLTVLCFFFNHGEATRVQWTPPLRESFAFPWSIALNIAVTRVLRTPRPVWTRPLLVGTLTLAYLLCWQFAQFTIVAVVGVVYIMYTIGVITPLPMLLVLLGTSYGFLNNIVLQFGNTLLVSSPLAGCLLGVLLLYLFMEPIIQHLPFPTNMGVQLSFLFVSCTACKIELSRIFGVEDDAHIVNILKSKFTNYSDFHTLLYTCSPEFDFLPQESLYKLNETLLFPCVTMVGGAVLINILTIVKNNLIARMDKNNEVRPPLWSGVDPGVIFTGAMLIVYAIMASLVMRLKLFLTPQMCVVVSLLACKKYWRVIERKEIHLAILAVLVSGMCVRGFRNISEQRSIVGEYSNPELEELIEWIQSETHEDAVFAGPMSTMANILLSTQRPIVNHPHYEHAGLRERTKKVYSVFSRRSAENVYETLLSMKVNYVVLEEPWCIRRSRPGCGMVDLWDIEEPQNKHKPYLCPKLFHRSPAPFHRVFSNDIFVVLQVPSRYVEIPAPRYHSA
- the LOC136838457 gene encoding protein C-mannosyl-transferase DPY19L1-like isoform X3, coding for MMAAKHHRRHSEDERPPKNRKHPSVPKENGPAKSPKPPPEDKPPSLVVVVVCAVCIGVVHSIHVSTMFENDRHFSHLSNLEREMTFRTEMGLYYSYYKTLVNSESFLMGLNRLMHDNLTEYPDIINTLQRFNLYPEVVLGGTYRVFNAITSWLGLEMRVCWQVSRGGGLAPVVSCEGLGDPAYWYLAGVWISAGLTAALLFIQGTDLCGNLIGGFLTVLCFFFNHGEATRVQWTPPLRESFAFPWSIALNIAVTRVLRTPRPVWTRPLLVGTLTLAYLLCWQFAQFTIVAVVGVVYIMYTIGVITPLPMLLVLLGTSYGFLNNIVLQFGNTLLVSSPLAGCLLGVLLLYLFMEPIIQHLPFPTNMGVQLSFLFVSCTACKIELSRIFGVEDDAHIVNILKSKFTNYSDFHTLLYTCSPEFDFLPQESLYKLNETLLFPCVTMVGGAVLINILTIVKNNLIARMDKNNEVRPPLWSGVDPGVIFTGAMLIVYAIMASLVMRLKLFLTPQMCVVVSLLACKKYWRVIERKEIHLAILAVLVSGMCVRGFRNISEQRSIVGEYSNPELEELIEWIQSETHEDAVFAGPMSTMANILLSTQRPIVNHPHYEHAGLRERTKKVYSVFSRRSAENVYETLLSMKVNYVVLEEPWCIRRSRPGCGMVDLWDIEEPQNKHKPYLCPKLFHRSPAPFHRVFSNDIFVVLQVPSR
- the LOC136838457 gene encoding protein C-mannosyl-transferase DPY19L1-like isoform X1, with product MMAAKHHRRHSEDERPPKNRKHPSVPKENGPAKSPKPPPEDKPPSLVVVVVCAVCIGVVHSIHVSTMFENDRHFSHLSNLEREMTFRTEMGLYYSYYKTLVNSESFLMGLNRLMHDNLTEYPDIINTLQRFNLYPEVVLGGTYRVFNAITSWLGLEMRVCWQVSRGGGLAPVVSCEGLGDPAYWYLAGVWISAGLTAALLFIQGTDLCGNLIGGFLTVLCFFFNHGEATRVQWTPPLRESFAFPWSIALNIAVTRVLRTPRPVWTRPLLVGTLTLAYLLCWQFAQFTIVAVVGVVYIMYTIGVITPLPMLLVLLGTSYGFLNNIVLQFGNTLLVSSPLAGCLLGVLLLYLFMEPIIQHLPFPTNMGVQLSFLFVSCTACKIELSRIFGVEDDAHIVNILKSKFTNYSDFHTLLYTCSPEFDFLPQESLYKLNETLLFPCVTMVGGAVLINILTIVKNNLIARMDKNNEVRPPLWSGVDPGVIFTGAMLIVYAIMASLVMRLKLFLTPQMCVVVSLLACKKYWRVIERKEIHLAILAVLVSGMCVRGFRNISEQRSIVGEYSNPELEELIEWIQSETHEDAVFAGPMSTMANILLSTQRPIVNHPHYEHAGLRERTKKVYSVFSRRSAENVYETLLSMKVNYVVLEEPWCIRRSRPGCGMVDLWDIEEPQNKHKPYLCPKLFHRSPAPFHRVFSNDIFVVLQVPSRWYVGRECLLRRKYQ
- the LOC136838457 gene encoding protein C-mannosyl-transferase DPY19L1-like isoform X4, translating into MFENDRHFSHLSNLEREMTFRTEMGLYYSYYKTLVNSESFLMGLNRLMHDNLTEYPDIINTLQRFNLYPEVVLGGTYRVFNAITSWLGLEMRVCWQVSRGGGLAPVVSCEGLGDPAYWYLAGVWISAGLTAALLFIQGTDLCGNLIGGFLTVLCFFFNHGEATRVQWTPPLRESFAFPWSIALNIAVTRVLRTPRPVWTRPLLVGTLTLAYLLCWQFAQFTIVAVVGVVYIMYTIGVITPLPMLLVLLGTSYGFLNNIVLQFGNTLLVSSPLAGCLLGVLLLYLFMEPIIQHLPFPTNMGVQLSFLFVSCTACKIELSRIFGVEDDAHIVNILKSKFTNYSDFHTLLYTCSPEFDFLPQESLYKLNETLLFPCVTMVGGAVLINILTIVKNNLIARMDKNNEVRPPLWSGVDPGVIFTGAMLIVYAIMASLVMRLKLFLTPQMCVVVSLLACKKYWRVIERKEIHLAILAVLVSGMCVRGFRNISEQRSIVGEYSNPELEELIEWIQSETHEDAVFAGPMSTMANILLSTQRPIVNHPHYEHAGLRERTKKVYSVFSRRSAENVYETLLSMKVNYVVLEEPWCIRRSRPGCGMVDLWDIEEPQNKHKPYLCPKLFHRSPAPFHRVFSNDIFVVLQVPSR